One genomic window of Streptomyces sp. NBC_01498 includes the following:
- a CDS encoding amidohydrolase yields MIDALNEDAPRAPGRARASAQAPGLPPAPAHEGPAVPAPPVAEAVPAPPAHEAPASGPAAVPRDTLRAALTLYLDLHAHPELSGAEARTAEAFGAHLRGDGATVTHGVGGHGVVGVLRNGPGPTLMLRAELDALPLTERTGLAYESTVPGTMHACGHDLHLASAAGAFTLLARSAASWSGTLLVVGQPAEETLEGAEAMLADGLYERFGTPDTVLAQHTAPLPAGTLAHGRGPIMAASAALDVVIHGYGGHAGTPQLTVDPVVTAAATVMRLQTVVSRETAPSDQVVLTVGSLHAGSRGNVVPDDAELSITVRAATDQALERAVAAATRIVRAECAASGCPRDPDLTVVSRSPALRPDPAVTAAVRAAHEREFGPQRVTDWPGSMATEDFPRFAVEGVRTAYWMVGTVSPRQWRAARSAGRPVPPNHSAEFAPDVRTALPAGVAAMATAARQLFKETR; encoded by the coding sequence ATGATCGACGCGCTGAACGAGGACGCGCCCCGAGCGCCCGGACGCGCCCGCGCATCGGCGCAGGCGCCGGGCCTTCCGCCCGCGCCCGCGCACGAGGGCCCGGCCGTGCCCGCGCCGCCCGTGGCCGAGGCCGTGCCCGCGCCGCCCGCGCACGAGGCACCGGCCTCCGGCCCCGCCGCCGTCCCCCGCGACACCCTGCGGGCCGCCCTCACGCTCTACCTCGACCTGCACGCCCACCCCGAACTGTCCGGCGCCGAGGCCCGTACCGCAGAAGCCTTCGGCGCCCACCTCCGGGGCGACGGCGCCACCGTGACCCACGGGGTCGGCGGCCACGGCGTCGTCGGCGTCCTGCGCAACGGCCCCGGCCCCACCCTCATGCTGCGCGCCGAACTCGACGCCCTGCCCCTCACCGAACGCACCGGCCTCGCGTACGAGAGCACCGTCCCCGGCACCATGCACGCCTGCGGCCACGACCTCCATCTCGCTTCCGCCGCGGGCGCGTTCACCCTGCTCGCACGGTCGGCCGCGAGCTGGAGCGGCACGCTGCTGGTCGTCGGCCAGCCCGCCGAGGAGACCCTGGAGGGCGCGGAGGCGATGCTCGCCGACGGCCTGTACGAGCGGTTCGGCACCCCCGACACCGTTCTCGCCCAGCACACCGCGCCCCTGCCGGCCGGCACCCTCGCCCACGGCCGGGGCCCGATCATGGCGGCGAGCGCCGCGCTGGACGTCGTCATCCACGGGTACGGCGGCCACGCCGGCACCCCCCAGCTCACCGTCGACCCCGTCGTGACCGCCGCCGCGACCGTCATGCGCCTCCAGACGGTCGTCTCCCGCGAGACGGCCCCCTCCGACCAGGTCGTCCTCACCGTCGGCTCCCTGCACGCGGGCAGCCGGGGCAACGTCGTCCCCGACGACGCCGAACTGAGCATCACCGTCCGCGCCGCCACCGACCAGGCCCTGGAACGGGCCGTGGCGGCGGCGACGCGGATCGTACGGGCCGAGTGCGCCGCCTCCGGCTGCCCCAGGGACCCCGACCTCACCGTGGTCTCCCGCTCCCCGGCCCTGCGGCCCGACCCGGCGGTGACGGCGGCCGTCCGGGCCGCCCACGAGCGGGAATTCGGCCCGCAGCGGGTCACCGACTGGCCGGGTTCCATGGCCACCGAGGACTTCCCGCGTTTCGCCGTCGAAGGTGTACGGACGGCATACTGGATGGTCGGTACGGTGTCCCCCCGTCAGTGGCGCGCCGCGCGCTCGGCGGGGCGGCCGGTGCCGCCCAACCACTCGGCGGAGTTCGCCCCCGACGTACGCACCGCCCTGCCGGCGGGTGTCGCGGCCATGGCGACGGCCGCCAGGCAGCTGTTCAAGGAGACGCGTTGA
- a CDS encoding helix-turn-helix transcriptional regulator, which translates to MGDNEMSVFGVSPTEEEIYRHFLRNPDTSADDIHLLVHTPPDEARRSLDRLRELGLLHPDSTHSQVSPADPGVALARLTDARLNQLHEELRRVMRARDLVEGLRAEQGSRLPPVQGIEQLEGLTEIRNRIDDLAFFARDEILSVEPYRKLSAENIARSRPLDLRCLRRGVRIRNVVLAAALDDGPTHDYLRELVKRGAQIRVAKNITERILVYDGRTALVPVDPKNTARGALLAHKSGLVSNIIALFEKIWAQADDLVSVTGEGSGEVDGLGEIERRVLISMCTVGKDEAGARELGISVRTYRRHVADLLQALGAASRAQGALLARERGWI; encoded by the coding sequence TTGGGCGACAACGAGATGTCCGTCTTCGGCGTCTCTCCGACCGAGGAAGAGATCTACCGGCACTTTCTCCGTAATCCGGATACGTCCGCGGACGACATCCATCTGCTGGTCCACACTCCGCCGGACGAGGCCAGGCGCAGTCTCGACCGGCTGCGGGAGCTGGGGCTGCTCCATCCCGACAGTACGCACAGTCAGGTCTCCCCCGCCGACCCCGGGGTGGCGCTGGCGCGGCTGACCGACGCGCGGCTCAACCAGTTGCACGAGGAGCTGCGCCGGGTCATGCGGGCCCGCGACCTGGTCGAGGGGCTGCGCGCGGAGCAGGGGTCCCGGCTGCCGCCGGTGCAGGGGATCGAGCAGTTGGAGGGCTTGACGGAGATCCGGAACCGGATCGACGACCTGGCGTTCTTCGCGCGCGACGAGATCCTGTCCGTGGAGCCGTACCGGAAGCTCTCGGCGGAGAACATCGCGCGTTCCCGCCCGCTGGATCTGCGCTGTCTGCGGCGCGGGGTGCGTATCCGCAACGTGGTGCTCGCCGCCGCGCTGGACGACGGGCCGACCCACGACTATCTGCGTGAGCTGGTCAAGCGCGGGGCTCAGATCCGGGTCGCGAAGAACATCACGGAACGGATCCTGGTGTACGACGGCCGTACGGCCCTGGTGCCGGTCGACCCGAAGAACACCGCGCGGGGTGCGCTGCTGGCGCACAAGAGCGGGCTCGTCTCCAACATCATCGCCCTGTTCGAGAAGATATGGGCGCAGGCGGACGACCTGGTCAGCGTCACCGGGGAGGGTTCCGGCGAGGTGGACGGGCTCGGTGAGATCGAGCGGCGGGTGCTGATCTCGATGTGCACGGTGGGCAAGGACGAGGCGGGCGCGCGCGAGTTGGGCATTTCGGTCCGTACGTACCGAAGACACGTGGCCGACCTCCTTCAGGCGCTGGGGGCCGCGAGCCGCGCGCAGGGCGCGCTGCTGGCCCGTGAACGGGGCTGGATCTGA
- a CDS encoding ATP-binding protein, translating into MPRQLPGDIHRFINRSSELGQLNAVLPREDGDGSPVVVSVAVVAGTAGAGKTSLVLHWAHQVRERFPDGQLYVNLRGYDPAQPLSAQEALRGFLSALGVRADSVPREPDAAAALYRSLLADRTMLIVLDNAATVAQVRPLLPGGSKCLTVVTSRSRLSGLAIRDGAHRLTLGTLPEPEAVALLRAVTAGYRAEDDLREIAELAKLCAELPLALRIAGERAASNPHLRLADLIAELRDESALWDALSVGDAEEAEAVRTVFAWSYRALSEPGATLFRQLGVHPGPEFGLAAAGALAALPAIQTRQLLDSLVGAHLLEQTGPDRYQFHDLLRAYAAGLTRQEKPQEEGQAALERVLSWYLCTAEAARVRLAPSEEHVSLPELPETVRPLEFADYDAAMDWAEREQTNLLRTVGAAAAGGQDALAWKLALVLWYMQPPSASMTDWVAVGTTGVEAARRVGDPTAEAELLSCLGMAHHRINAWDESLDCHQRALAIRRGNGDGAGEASSLNLIALIHLRRRRLSDAAAHFEQAATLWQEAGSERWAASALANLAATHYNAGRLEEAAVSAEEALAVQRALGNAGSEGNVLRILSCLHRERGELDEALRLAEEAMNIALVLRDQIYEGYWLLTLGDAQLALGRTADALTSYQRSAELHRRLGNRSREAMAWYGTGEAYRALGRPEEAVHFHRRAAAVHHDLGDSWHEALALAALASATEQSATEPAEAPGAGDAQRAEALRLISAYDDRRAGALRLRLGGWSA; encoded by the coding sequence GTGCCTCGCCAGTTACCGGGCGACATACACCGCTTCATCAACCGCAGCAGCGAACTGGGCCAGCTGAATGCCGTTCTGCCCCGTGAGGACGGTGACGGCTCCCCCGTCGTCGTCTCGGTCGCCGTCGTCGCGGGTACGGCCGGTGCGGGCAAGACCTCGCTCGTGCTGCACTGGGCGCACCAGGTCCGTGAGCGTTTCCCCGACGGGCAGTTGTACGTCAATCTGCGGGGGTACGACCCCGCGCAACCGCTGAGTGCCCAGGAGGCCCTCCGCGGATTCCTCTCCGCCCTCGGCGTGCGGGCGGACTCCGTGCCGCGGGAACCCGATGCCGCAGCCGCGCTCTACCGCTCCCTGCTGGCCGACCGGACGATGCTGATCGTCCTGGACAACGCGGCGACAGTCGCGCAGGTACGACCCCTGCTGCCCGGCGGCTCGAAGTGCCTGACGGTGGTGACGAGCCGCAGCAGGCTCTCCGGGCTCGCCATCAGGGACGGGGCGCACCGGCTGACACTCGGCACGCTGCCCGAACCGGAAGCCGTCGCGCTGCTTCGGGCGGTGACCGCCGGTTACCGGGCCGAGGACGATCTGCGTGAGATTGCCGAACTCGCCAAACTCTGCGCCGAGCTGCCGCTCGCTCTGCGCATCGCCGGCGAGCGTGCCGCGAGCAATCCGCATCTACGTCTGGCCGATCTGATCGCCGAACTGCGCGACGAGTCCGCCCTCTGGGACGCGCTCAGCGTCGGGGACGCGGAGGAGGCCGAGGCCGTCCGCACCGTGTTCGCGTGGTCCTACCGTGCGCTGTCCGAACCGGGCGCGACGCTCTTCCGGCAGCTCGGTGTGCACCCCGGGCCCGAGTTCGGACTGGCCGCCGCCGGTGCACTCGCCGCCCTGCCCGCCATACAGACCCGCCAGCTGCTCGACTCCCTCGTCGGGGCACACCTGCTGGAGCAGACGGGGCCTGACCGCTACCAGTTCCACGACCTGCTGCGCGCGTACGCCGCCGGGCTCACCCGGCAGGAGAAGCCTCAGGAGGAGGGACAAGCCGCTCTTGAACGGGTGCTGAGCTGGTACCTGTGCACTGCGGAGGCAGCGCGGGTCAGACTCGCCCCCTCGGAGGAGCACGTATCGCTGCCTGAACTGCCCGAGACCGTCCGTCCGTTGGAATTCGCAGACTACGACGCGGCGATGGACTGGGCTGAGCGCGAGCAGACCAACCTGCTCCGGACGGTCGGCGCCGCAGCGGCCGGTGGACAAGACGCGCTGGCATGGAAGTTGGCTCTGGTCCTGTGGTACATGCAGCCGCCGTCCGCGTCCATGACGGACTGGGTGGCCGTGGGGACCACGGGGGTGGAAGCGGCCCGCCGGGTGGGCGACCCCACCGCCGAGGCGGAACTCCTCAGCTGTCTGGGCATGGCACATCACCGGATCAACGCGTGGGACGAGAGCCTGGACTGCCATCAGCGGGCGCTGGCGATCCGCCGTGGCAACGGCGACGGGGCCGGTGAGGCGAGCTCACTGAATCTGATCGCGCTCATTCACCTGAGGCGACGCCGACTGAGCGACGCGGCTGCCCATTTCGAGCAGGCCGCGACCCTCTGGCAGGAGGCCGGCTCCGAACGCTGGGCCGCTTCCGCCCTGGCGAACCTGGCCGCCACGCACTACAACGCGGGACGGCTCGAAGAGGCCGCTGTCTCCGCCGAAGAGGCGCTGGCCGTCCAGCGCGCCCTGGGAAACGCGGGGAGCGAAGGCAACGTTCTGCGCATCCTGAGCTGTCTCCACCGCGAGCGGGGCGAGTTGGACGAGGCGCTGCGCCTGGCCGAGGAGGCCATGAACATCGCGCTTGTCCTGCGCGACCAGATCTATGAGGGCTACTGGCTGCTGACGCTCGGAGACGCCCAACTGGCTCTGGGCCGAACCGCCGACGCCCTCACCTCCTACCAGCGCTCCGCCGAGCTGCACCGGCGGCTCGGCAACCGAAGTCGTGAGGCGATGGCCTGGTACGGCACGGGTGAGGCGTACCGCGCGCTCGGCCGGCCGGAGGAAGCCGTCCACTTCCACCGTCGTGCCGCCGCCGTGCATCACGACCTCGGCGACTCCTGGCACGAGGCACTGGCCCTCGCGGCACTGGCGTCCGCGACGGAGCAGTCCGCGACAGAGCCGGCCGAGGCACCCGGTGCGGGGGACGCGCAGCGGGCGGAGGCTCTGCGGCTCATCTCCGCCTACGACGACCGACGGGCGGGCGCTCTACGCCTTCGTCTCGGCGGGTGGAGCGCATAG
- a CDS encoding DUF6879 family protein, whose translation MLDLTVPTIDPELGRRLVSKDYKRDFREHNAVIQDSTGWKLERRQYFEEQHDPSRDALTRGDWQEVLRLFAEDRDSVLAKAERDRERRFTFHRVRVVEYPVTPYVQWELHWLRQHDELGGSRVRIVTADQVADAEKSEKLPEMVVLGGRVLYNVIYSDSGVPMGSLRFTDEEHVRSWERYIRSLFEIGEDIASYFPREIAPLPAPVP comes from the coding sequence ATGCTTGATCTCACCGTACCGACGATCGACCCCGAACTGGGCCGGCGCCTCGTGAGCAAGGACTACAAACGCGACTTCAGGGAACACAACGCGGTGATACAGGACAGCACCGGATGGAAGCTGGAGCGGCGGCAGTACTTCGAGGAGCAGCACGATCCCAGCAGGGACGCTCTCACGCGCGGTGACTGGCAGGAAGTTCTCCGGCTCTTCGCCGAGGACCGGGACAGCGTACTGGCCAAGGCCGAGAGGGACAGAGAACGTCGGTTCACCTTCCATCGGGTACGCGTGGTCGAGTACCCCGTCACCCCGTATGTGCAATGGGAACTGCACTGGCTGCGGCAGCACGACGAACTGGGCGGCAGCCGGGTACGTATCGTCACCGCGGATCAAGTCGCGGATGCGGAGAAATCGGAGAAGTTACCGGAGATGGTCGTCCTTGGCGGCCGAGTTCTCTACAACGTCATCTACAGCGACTCCGGTGTACCGATGGGGTCCCTTCGCTTCACCGACGAGGAACACGTCCGTTCCTGGGAGCGGTACATCAGATCGCTCTTCGAGATCGGCGAGGACATCGCCTCTTACTTCCCCCGCGAAATCGCGCCCCTGCCCGCGCCAGTCCCATAA
- the mfd gene encoding transcription-repair coupling factor, with protein sequence MSLHGLLDAVVRDPALAEAVGAAADGHRSHVDLVGPPAARPFVVAALARDAGRPVLAVTATGREAEDLAAALRSLLPADSVVEFPSWETLPHERLSPRSDTVGRRLAVLRRLAHPSADDPGAGPVSVVVAPIRSVLQPQVKGLGDLEPVSLRGGGTADLDEVTQALAAAAYSRVELVEKRGEFAVRGGILDVFPPTEEHPLRVEFWGDDIEEIRYFKIADQRSLEVAEHGLWAPPCRELLLTPQVRERAAALAEVHPELADMLGKISEGIAVEGMEALAPVLVDDMELVLDVLPKGSMALVCDPERVRTRAADLVATSQEFLQASWAAGAGGGEAPIDVGAASLWGIADVRDRARELGMMWWSVAPFAADEELSADTLKLGMRAPETYRGDTARALADTKGWLADGWRTVYVTEGHGTASRTVEVLGGEGIPARLDTPEAHDGRGLGEITPSVVHVARGSIDHGFVDPGLALAVLTETDLSGQKAAGKDGVRMPTKRRKTIDPLTLESGDYIVHEQHGVGRYVEMVQRTVQDATREYLLVEYAPAKRGQPGDRLYIPTDQLEQVTKYVGGEAPTLHRLGGADWTKTKQRAKKAVKEIAADLIKLYSARMAAPGHAFGADTPWQRELEDAFPYVETPDQLSTIAEVKEDMEKTVPMDRLVCGDVGYGKTEIAVRAAFKAVQDGKQVAVLVPTTLLVQQHFGTFSERYAQFPVVVRALSRFQSDAEAKATLEGLREGSVDIVIGTHRLFSSETKFKDLGLVIVDEEQRFGVEHKEQLKKLRANVDVLTMSATPIPRTLEMAVTGIREMSTITTPPEERHPVLTFVGPYEEKQIGAAIRRELLREGQVFYIHNRVESIDRATARLRQIVPEARIATAHGQMSEQALEQVVVDFWEKKFDVLVSTTIVESGIDIANANTLVVERGDNFGLSQLHQLRGRVGRGRERGYAYFLYPPEKPLTETAHERLATIAQHTEMGAGMYVAMKDLEIRGAGNLLGGEQSGHIAGVGFDLYVRMVGEAVADYRAAVDGSVQEEPPLEVKIELPVDAHVPHDYAPGERLRLQAYRAIASANSEADITAVREELTDRYGKLPEPVENLLLVAGLRMLARACGVGEIVLQGSNIRFAPVELRESQELRLKRLHPRTVIKPTAHQILVPRPTSGKIGGKPVVGRELLAWTGEFLTTILGS encoded by the coding sequence ATGAGCCTGCACGGTCTGCTCGACGCCGTTGTACGAGACCCGGCGCTCGCCGAAGCGGTCGGTGCCGCCGCCGACGGGCACCGGTCGCACGTCGATCTGGTCGGGCCGCCCGCCGCCCGGCCCTTCGTCGTCGCCGCGCTCGCGCGGGACGCCGGGCGCCCCGTACTCGCCGTCACCGCGACCGGCCGGGAGGCCGAGGACCTGGCCGCCGCGCTGCGGTCGCTGCTGCCCGCCGACTCCGTCGTGGAGTTCCCGTCCTGGGAGACGCTGCCGCACGAGCGCCTGTCGCCGCGCAGCGACACCGTGGGCCGCAGGCTCGCCGTGCTGCGCCGTCTCGCGCACCCCAGCGCCGACGACCCCGGCGCCGGCCCGGTCAGTGTGGTTGTCGCGCCCATCCGTTCCGTGCTCCAGCCGCAGGTCAAGGGCCTGGGCGACCTGGAGCCCGTGTCGCTGCGCGGCGGCGGCACCGCCGATCTCGACGAGGTGACGCAGGCGCTGGCAGCCGCCGCGTACTCCCGCGTCGAACTGGTCGAGAAGCGCGGCGAGTTCGCCGTACGCGGCGGCATCCTCGACGTCTTCCCGCCCACCGAGGAGCACCCGCTGCGGGTGGAGTTCTGGGGCGACGACATCGAGGAGATCCGCTACTTCAAGATCGCCGACCAGCGGTCCCTCGAAGTCGCCGAGCACGGACTGTGGGCCCCGCCCTGCCGTGAGCTGCTGCTGACCCCGCAGGTACGGGAGCGGGCCGCCGCCCTCGCCGAGGTGCACCCGGAGCTGGCCGACATGCTCGGCAAGATCTCCGAGGGCATCGCCGTCGAAGGCATGGAGGCGCTGGCCCCAGTCCTCGTCGACGACATGGAGCTGGTCCTCGACGTCCTGCCCAAGGGTTCGATGGCCCTGGTCTGCGACCCCGAGCGGGTCCGTACCCGCGCCGCCGATCTGGTCGCCACCAGCCAGGAGTTCCTCCAGGCGTCGTGGGCCGCCGGGGCCGGCGGCGGCGAGGCGCCCATCGACGTGGGCGCGGCCTCCCTGTGGGGCATCGCCGACGTCCGTGACCGGGCCCGTGAGCTGGGCATGATGTGGTGGTCGGTGGCCCCGTTCGCCGCCGACGAGGAACTGTCCGCCGACACCCTCAAGCTGGGCATGCGCGCCCCCGAGACGTACCGGGGCGACACCGCACGCGCCCTCGCCGACACCAAGGGCTGGCTCGCCGACGGCTGGCGTACCGTCTACGTCACGGAGGGTCACGGCACCGCGTCCCGTACCGTCGAGGTGCTGGGCGGCGAGGGCATCCCCGCCCGCCTCGACACCCCCGAGGCCCACGACGGCAGGGGCCTCGGCGAGATCACCCCGTCCGTCGTGCACGTCGCCCGCGGCTCCATCGACCACGGCTTCGTCGACCCGGGCCTGGCGCTCGCCGTCCTCACCGAGACCGACCTGTCCGGCCAGAAGGCCGCGGGCAAGGACGGCGTGCGGATGCCGACCAAGCGCCGCAAGACGATCGACCCGCTCACCCTGGAGTCGGGCGACTACATCGTCCACGAGCAGCACGGCGTCGGCCGCTACGTCGAGATGGTGCAGCGCACCGTGCAGGACGCGACCCGCGAGTATCTGCTCGTCGAGTACGCGCCCGCCAAGCGCGGCCAGCCCGGCGACCGCCTGTACATCCCGACCGACCAGCTCGAACAGGTCACCAAGTACGTCGGCGGCGAGGCCCCCACCCTGCACCGCCTCGGCGGCGCGGACTGGACCAAGACCAAGCAGCGCGCCAAGAAGGCCGTCAAGGAGATCGCCGCCGACCTCATCAAGTTGTACTCGGCGCGGATGGCGGCCCCGGGCCACGCGTTCGGCGCGGACACCCCCTGGCAGCGCGAGCTGGAGGACGCGTTCCCGTACGTGGAGACCCCCGACCAGCTCTCCACGATCGCCGAGGTCAAGGAGGACATGGAGAAGACGGTCCCGATGGACCGCCTGGTCTGCGGCGACGTCGGTTACGGCAAGACGGAGATCGCGGTGCGGGCCGCCTTCAAGGCCGTCCAGGACGGCAAGCAGGTCGCCGTCCTCGTCCCCACGACCCTGCTGGTGCAGCAGCACTTCGGCACGTTCTCCGAGCGGTACGCGCAGTTCCCCGTGGTCGTCCGCGCCCTGTCCCGCTTCCAGAGCGACGCGGAGGCCAAGGCCACCCTCGAAGGGCTGCGGGAGGGCTCGGTCGACATCGTCATCGGTACGCACCGCCTCTTCTCCTCCGAGACGAAGTTCAAGGACCTCGGCCTGGTCATCGTGGACGAGGAGCAGCGCTTCGGTGTCGAGCACAAGGAGCAGCTGAAGAAGCTCCGCGCCAACGTCGACGTGCTGACCATGTCCGCCACCCCGATCCCGCGCACCCTGGAGATGGCGGTCACCGGCATCCGCGAGATGTCGACCATCACCACCCCGCCCGAGGAGCGGCACCCGGTGCTGACCTTCGTCGGCCCGTACGAGGAGAAGCAGATCGGCGCCGCGATCCGCCGTGAACTGCTGCGCGAGGGGCAGGTCTTCTACATCCACAACCGGGTCGAGTCCATCGACCGCGCCACCGCCCGGCTGCGCCAGATCGTGCCGGAGGCGCGTATCGCGACCGCGCACGGCCAGATGTCCGAACAGGCCCTGGAGCAGGTCGTGGTGGACTTCTGGGAGAAGAAGTTCGACGTGCTCGTCTCCACCACGATCGTGGAGTCCGGCATCGACATCGCCAACGCCAACACCCTCGTGGTGGAGCGCGGCGACAACTTCGGCCTGTCCCAGCTCCACCAGTTGCGCGGCCGGGTCGGGCGCGGCCGGGAGCGCGGCTACGCGTACTTCCTGTACCCGCCGGAGAAGCCGCTGACCGAGACCGCCCACGAGCGCCTCGCGACGATCGCCCAGCACACCGAGATGGGCGCCGGCATGTACGTCGCGATGAAGGACCTGGAGATCCGGGGCGCGGGCAATCTGCTCGGCGGCGAACAGTCCGGGCACATCGCGGGCGTCGGCTTCGACCTGTACGTCCGCATGGTGGGCGAGGCCGTCGCGGACTACCGCGCGGCCGTCGACGGCTCGGTGCAGGAGGAGCCGCCGCTGGAGGTCAAGATCGAGCTGCCGGTCGACGCGCACGTCCCGCACGACTACGCGCCCGGCGAGCGGCTGCGCCTCCAGGCGTACCGGGCGATCGCCTCCGCCAACTCGGAGGCCGACATCACCGCCGTACGCGAGGAGTTGACGGACCGTTACGGGAAGCTCCCGGAGCCGGTCGAGAATCTGCTGCTGGTGGCCGGGCTGCGGATGCTGGCGCGGGCCTGCGGGGTCGGCGAGATCGTCCTCCAGGGGTCCAACATCCGCTTCGCGCCGGTGGAGTTGAGGGAGTCGCAGGAGCTGCGGCTGAAGCGTCTGCACCCGCGTACGGTGATCAAGCCGACGGCCCATCAGATCCTGGTGCCGCGCCCGACGTCCGGGAAGATCGGCGGCAAGCCGGTGGTGGGACGTGAATTGCTGGCATGGACGGGAGAGTTCCTGACGACGATCCTGGGGTCGTGA
- a CDS encoding HNH endonuclease family protein, which produces MLVVALAASPLAGCDAIGTVQPGASDGTGAGNGAADGGGSAGQGTSPLKNRDGTAPGLAPLTGDADLAAARKLIAALEVKGRGPRTGYDRDAFGYAWKDSVDGVPFARNGCDTRNDLLERDGQDVAFKSGSDCVVVSMTLHDPYTGKDIAWKKQRATAVQIDHMVPLSYGWQMGAARWNEDKRERLANDPLNLLPVDGPTNSGKGDSGPASWLPPSKPVRCAYVVRFAQVAAKYELPVTAADKRVMTAQCGG; this is translated from the coding sequence CTGCTCGTCGTCGCCCTCGCCGCCTCCCCGTTGGCGGGGTGCGACGCGATCGGCACCGTCCAGCCCGGCGCCTCCGACGGCACGGGCGCGGGCAACGGCGCGGCGGACGGGGGCGGTTCGGCCGGGCAGGGGACCAGCCCGCTCAAGAACCGCGACGGCACCGCCCCCGGCCTCGCGCCCCTCACCGGGGACGCGGACCTGGCGGCGGCCCGGAAGCTGATCGCCGCGCTGGAGGTGAAGGGGCGCGGCCCGAGGACGGGGTACGACCGCGACGCGTTCGGCTACGCGTGGAAGGACTCGGTGGACGGCGTCCCGTTCGCCCGCAACGGCTGCGACACCCGTAACGATCTGCTCGAACGGGACGGCCAGGACGTCGCGTTCAAGTCCGGCTCCGACTGCGTGGTCGTCTCGATGACGCTGCACGACCCGTACACCGGCAAGGACATCGCCTGGAAGAAGCAGCGGGCGACGGCCGTGCAGATAGACCACATGGTGCCGCTCTCCTACGGCTGGCAGATGGGCGCCGCCCGCTGGAACGAGGACAAGCGGGAGCGGTTGGCCAACGACCCGCTCAATCTCCTCCCGGTCGACGGCCCCACCAACAGCGGCAAGGGCGACTCCGGCCCGGCGTCCTGGCTGCCGCCCAGCAAGCCGGTCCGCTGCGCGTACGTGGTGCGCTTCGCGCAGGTCGCGGCGAAGTACGAACTGCCGGTGACCGCCGCCGACAAGCGCGTCATGACCGCCCAGTGCGGCGGCTGA